The following nucleotide sequence is from Streptomyces sp. NBC_00239.
GTACGGGTACCGGTCCCACCCACGCACGCGCGCACCCCCGCACGAGCGGCGACGGACCGCGCGGCGGGTGCCTCAGGCCGGCGCCTCCGGCGGTCATAACGCGGATCTTATGCACGCAGGTATGCCCACCAGTCGCCATGTACACGCCCATACTCGGCGGCGGTGAACCCCACACCCGCCTCCCCCCACGAACGGAGTGAACGTTGAAGCCCACCAGATGGACGGCGGTCGCGACGGCGATGGCGCTGTCCGCGAGCCTCGTCGGCGCCATCGCCGGAACGGCGTCGGCGACACCGTCGGCACCCTCGGCGGCGGCCCAGAAGGGCAGCCCCGCGGCCCGCGCCGTCGCCGCCGCGGACCTGGCAGTCGACAGCGGCCTCGACGCGCTGGTCAACTCGGCCCAGGAGCAGTACGACCGACGTCTCGTCACCCCTTGGGTGAAGGACCTCTACTCGGTGTCGTACGAGCGCAGCTACCGCGGCCTGCCGGTCGTCGGCGGTGACGCCGTGGTCCTCGCCGATGGCTCCGGGAGGATCCGCGCCCTCCAGTCCGCCTCCTCCGTGCGCATCGACGTGGCGACCCAGCCGTCGGTCACCGCGAAGAAGGCCGAGACGGCCTCGCGGAAGAAGCTGGCCTCGGTCGACAAGGTCGAGAGCAGCCGGCTGGTGGTCCGCCTCAAGGGCGACAAGCCGGTGCTGGCCTGGGAGACCGTGCTGCGAGGCCGTACCAAGAGCGCGCCCAGCAAGCTGCACGTCTTCGTCGACGCCCGCACCGGTCGCGTCGTCGACAGTTACGACGACGTGGTCGCGGGCACCGGCAACAGCAAGTGGAACGGGCCCGGCCCGCTCACCATCGACACCACCGCCTCGGGTTCCACGTACTCCCTCCGCGACCCGGTCCGCACCGGCCTGAGCTGTGCCGACTACAGCACCAACACGGTCTTCTCGAAGTCCTCCGACTCCTGGGGCACCGGCAACCCCACGAGCAAGGAGACCGGCTGCGTCGACCTGATGTTCGCCGCACAGAAGCAGTGGGACATGCTCAGCCAGTGGCTGGGCCGCAACGGCGTCAACGGCAACGGCCGCAGCTTCCCCGCCAAGGTCGGACTCGGCGAGCTCAACGCCTACTGGGACGGCAGCTCGGTGACCATCGGGCGCAACAGCGCCAACGAGTGGATAGCCGGCACGGACGTGGTGGCCCACGAGTACGGGCACGCCATCGACTCCAACACTCCCGGAGGCACCAGCGGTCAGGAGGCCGGGCTCGGCGAGGGCACCGGTGACATCTTCGGCGCGCTGACCGAGGCGTACATCAACCAGCCCGCCCCCTACGACGTCCCCGACTACCTGGTGGGCGAGGTCATCAACCTCCAGGGGCGGGGCCCGATCCGCAACATGTACAACCCGCCGGCCGTCAACAACGACCCGGCCTGCTACAGCTCGTCGATCCCCGGCACCGAGGTGCACGCCGCCGCGGGCCCGCTGAACCACTGGTTCTACCTGCTGTCCGAAGGCACCAACCCCGGCGGCGGCAAGCCCAGCAGCAGCACCTGCAACCAGAGCACCCTGACCGGGGTGGGGATACAGACCGCCGGCAAGATCTTCTACGGCGGCATGCTGCTCAAGACCAGCAGCATGAGCTACAAGAAGTACCGCACGGCGACGCTCAGCTCCTCCAAGACGCTCGACACGACCTGCGGCCTCTTCAACAAGACGAAGGCGGCCTGGGACGCGATCAGCGTGCCCGCCCAGGCGGCGGACCCGACCTGCACCCCGAGCGGTCAGAACAACGACTTCTCGATGTCGCTCAACCCCTCGTCCGGCACCATCCAGCAGGGCGGTTCGGTGACCACCACCGTCGGCACCGCCGTCACGACCGGCACCGCGCAGTCGGTGGCCCTGACCGCCACCGGCCTGCCCGCCGGGGTCAGCGCCTCCTTCAACCCCGCCACCGTCCAGGCCGGCCAGTCCTCCGTGCTGACCCTGACCGCCACCTCCAACGCTGCGCCCGGCACCTCCACAGTCGTCGTCAAGGGCCAGGGCACCACGCTGTCGCACACCACCGACTACACCCTCAACGTCGGCGGAACCCAGCCCGGCAACGACCCGCCGGACATCAACGTCGCCAATGTGCAGGCGCACCTGACCCAGTTCAACACCATCGCGAGCCAGAACGGCGGCCACCGCCGTGCGGGCAGCGCCGGCTACACCCAGTCGCTGGCCTACGTGAAGGGCAAGCTGCAGGCCGCCGGATTCACGGTGACCGAGCAGAACTGCACCTCCTGCACCTACCCGTCGAACAACCTGATCGCCGACTGGCCGGGCGGCCCCGACGACCAGGTCGTCATGTTCGGCGCACACCTGGACGGCGTCTCTGCGGGCCCCGGCATCAACGACAACGGCTCGGGCTCCGCCGCACTCCTGGAGAACGCCCTCGTCCTCGCCCAGAAGAACCCGACGATGACCAAGCACGTCCGGTTCGCCTGGTGGACCGACGAGGAGCAGGGCCTCAACGGCTCCGCCTTCTACGTCAACCGGCTCACCACCGCCCAGCGCGCGACCATCAAGGCCTACTACAACTTCGACATGGTCGGCTCCACCAACGGCGGCTACTTCATCAACAATGTCAACTCCGCCGCCGCCGCACCCCTCAAGGCGTACTGGACCTCCCTGAACCTGGCGCCCGAGGAGAACACCGAGGGCCAGGGCCGCAGCGACGACTACTCCTTCCAGCAGGGCGGCATCCCGACCTCCGGGTACGCGGCCGGCGCGAGCGCCCGCAAGACCTCGGCGCAGGCCCAGAAGTGGGGCGGCTCCGCCAACACCGCGTACGACTCCTGCTACCACAGCGCCTGTGACACGACCAGCAACATCAACGCGACGGTCCTGAACCGCAGCGCCGACGGTGTCGCCTACACCGTCTGGAAGCAGGCCGTCGGCGGCACCACCCCGGCCCAGGACTTCTCCATCGGCGTGAGCCCGTCCGCGGGCAGCACGGCCCCCGGCGGGTCCGTCTCGGCGACGGTGAACACCACCACCGTGAGCGGCGCCGCCCAGACCGTGGGCCTGGCCGTCTCCGGCGCACCGGCCGGCGTGACCGCCACGCTCAACCCGACGTCCGTCCAGTCCGGCAACTCCTCGGCCCTGTCCGTCCAGGTCGGCGCGAGCACCACGCCCGGCACCTACACCCTGACGGTCACCGGCTCGGGCACCGTCAGCCACACCACCACCTACACGCTGACCGTCACGGGCGGCGGCTCCTGCAGCCCGCGCCAGCTCGTGGTCAACGGCGGCTTCGAGAACGGCACCAGCCCCTGGAGCGCGAGCACGGGCGTGATCACCAACGACTCGCGGCAGGCGGCGCACGGCGGCAGTTACAAGGTGTGGCTGGGCGGCACGGGCGGCACTTCCAACGAGCGCGCCGGGCAGTCCGTTTCCATCCCCACGGGCTGCTCCTCGTACCGGCTCTCGTTCTTCATCCACATCGACACGAACGAGACCGAGAACATCGCCTACGACACGGCCACGGTCAAGGTGGGCGGCCGGCAGCTGGCGTCCTACTCCAACCTGGACGCGGCCGCCGGCTACGTGGAGAAGTCCTACGACCTCTCGTCCTTCGCCGGGCAGACCGTCACCCTCGACTTCGCGTCGGTGGAGGACCAGTCCCTGCAGACCTCGTTCGTCCTGGACGACGTCTCGATCCAGGTGAGCTGACCTCCGGCACCCAGCCGAACCGGTGAACCGGCCCGGCCCCCGACCCCCGGGCGGCCGGGCTTCCGGCGTCCCTCATGCGGCGTGGTGCGGGAGACGGGGCCGGCCGGGCGCGCCGCCGCCCGGCGGCGCCCACACGGGGGGCCCGGCTCCGCGGTGTGCGGGGCCGGGCCCTCACCCATCGTCAGGCCCGACTCGACGCCTTCCGGGGTGCTGTCGTCCGGGTCGGGGTCGCGGTCGCGGGCGATCTTCTCGCCGGTGGCGGTGTCGAAGAGCCCGTGGCCGTCGACGGAGACCACCATCACCAGGTCGCGGCCGTCGTCGGGAGCGAGAGCGAAGCCGATGCCGAGCAGGCCCCCGATGGGGATGAGCCCGTTCGGGATCGGGTACCACGGGACGGGCGGCGCAACGACAGGGACGGACAGAAACTGCTCTCGCAGCCTCTGCTGGTAGTCAGAGATCAAAGTTCCTTCTCGCCTCGGCTGGATGTCGACCGCCCCAAGGCGATGACGCGCATCGTGCCAGGCTCGCACAAGCCTTCGCATTCGACGGGCCAACTGAAGCTGCGCCATGGAGGGGAGTCCGGCTACCGCGGATACTTCCGTGAGGAGTACGATGCCGATCCGACCACCTTCACCCTCGGGAACGGCACGTGGTCAGTCCCATTCGGATGGCGGCTGGTCGACGCGGCCCCCCTTGTGCGGCGTGTGGACGTAGCCCCGCGCGCCGTGGGGCAGCGAGGCGACACAGGCAGAGGAGCAGGCGTTCACCAGCAGGGGCAATACGTCTGTGGCCACGCGCAGTGAGATCCACCTCTGTTGGAGCCCATCCTGTTCGATCGGGCGGTCGCAGACGCTGCATCTGCGGATGATTGTGGTGCCCCGGCGTCTGGGATCGAGGTCTTCCAGGGCGAGTTCCGTGACCCGGTCCAGGTCAGGCTGCAGGCGGGGGAATGACGGTCGCAGCTTGTAGTTGACGAACAGCGCGCGTGTACTCACCGTGCTTCGCGACAGCTTCGGGCATCGGGTGAGTTCGTACGGAAACCAGTGCAGCCGGTAAGAGGTGTAGGGAGTGAACTCCTCCAGGCTGGTCATGGCACCGATCTCGGGCGGTATCCGGACCAGGTTGCTGCCGCAGAGCACGAGATGCTTGACCATGGTCAGCCGCGCGATGCTCGGCGGCAGGGTGACGATCTGCCGCCGCTCCTCCGGGTTGAGCCCCACGAGAGGGCGGAACTCCTCGCGCCCGTCGGCAGCAGCCTCGTCAATCAGCTCCAGCAGACGCAGCCAGCCCGGAGCGGACACATCCTGGCGCTCGGTGTGAAATCCGACCCGGGCTCGCGGACGCGGCCTGGACTGCTCGACACACAGGCAAGCATCCTGGCGAATTCCGCGCCGCTCCGGGGCCGGTTCCGACGTATCACCCCAGCGGTTGACGTAGGGCTGCGGCTCTCTCTCACTCGTCATGGCGCCAACATATGAGGGTGCCTCAGCCGCCCACCATCACAAGATCAGCGACAGAGCCGACGAGAACGAGCCAGTCCCGTGCCCCGGTCCGCCCGTACGACGTGCCTGCCCGGATGGGTGGTGATCACGCCCGGGTCCGGGAAGACAACGCTCATGAGACGCGAAGACTGGTTCGGGATGGCGGCCCTTTCGCTGCCCTGCCTGCCCGTACTCCTGCTCATCGTGGCCTTCGCCCTGCCGGGGGCCGCCGCGACACCGCGGAAACGCGCCCTGCGCCTCCTCGGGGCGCTCGCGATGACCGTCGCCCTGGGCGTGGCCCTCGTCCTGCTCGCGAAGGCCGCCGGTGACTGCCTACGCGACCCCATCTGCGAAGGGCCCTCCGGCCCCTGAGGGAGCGGGGCCGCCCGGCGGCCGCCCGGCGGCCGACCGTGGGTGGTGTTGGGGGAGTTGCGGGGCGCGGGCCGGTGCCCAGGGCGCGACGTTCGGTCATGCGTCTAGTCTCCAGGCCCTGCTACATCCTTTCCGACCCCCCAGGACTAGAGGCCCGCGGTCGGGGAGCTGCCTGTCCTCGCCGTTGCAGCTGTAGCCCCACTCTCAGCCCAGGGTTGATCCAGTTCTGTAGCGTGTGTACGACGCGGCGTAGTTGGCGCCGGGGCGAGTCAAGACACCTGGGAGGGAACCCGCATGGCGATCGAGGGCACGTGGGAGATGATCAGCAGTGACAACTACGGCGAGTACCTGAAGGCCGCCGGCGTCGGCCTGATCCAGCGGAACGCGCTGGAGAAGTCCTCTATGACCGAGGAGCTGGCGAGCGCGGACGGCAGGTGGGAGCTGTCCGTCCGGACTCAGGTCAAGACCACCAAGGTGTCGTTCACCCTGGGGGTGGACTTCGAGACTGTGGCTGCGGACGGGCGCACCGTGACGGCGTGTTTCACCCGGGACGGGGACACCCTGGTCGAGGTGCAGGAAATCGGTGGCGAGCGGGTCCAGGTGTTCAGGAAGTACGGCCCGAGCGAGATGACCGCCGCTTACAGCGCCAAGGGTGTGACGGCCACGCGCGTGTTCAAGCGTCTCTGACGGCCTTTCCAGGACGTCCAGGCGGTCGCTGTGGGCCAGCCGTCGGCGGTCTCGGGGGGCCGGTTAGGGCGCCCCGGCGGCCTCTGCTCCGGTGGCCCGGTGGTGCCTGAGCGCGGCGGCGGGCGGGGGGTTCTGGGTGTAGGGCGGGCTCTTTCTCGTGCGGGCCCACTGCTGAGAATGCCGGACCGCCCGTAGCGCCGCCAGGGATGCGTGCCAGGCCTGGAGCCC
It contains:
- a CDS encoding lipocalin/fatty-acid binding family protein; amino-acid sequence: MAIEGTWEMISSDNYGEYLKAAGVGLIQRNALEKSSMTEELASADGRWELSVRTQVKTTKVSFTLGVDFETVAADGRTVTACFTRDGDTLVEVQEIGGERVQVFRKYGPSEMTAAYSAKGVTATRVFKRL
- a CDS encoding M28 family peptidase encodes the protein MALSASLVGAIAGTASATPSAPSAAAQKGSPAARAVAAADLAVDSGLDALVNSAQEQYDRRLVTPWVKDLYSVSYERSYRGLPVVGGDAVVLADGSGRIRALQSASSVRIDVATQPSVTAKKAETASRKKLASVDKVESSRLVVRLKGDKPVLAWETVLRGRTKSAPSKLHVFVDARTGRVVDSYDDVVAGTGNSKWNGPGPLTIDTTASGSTYSLRDPVRTGLSCADYSTNTVFSKSSDSWGTGNPTSKETGCVDLMFAAQKQWDMLSQWLGRNGVNGNGRSFPAKVGLGELNAYWDGSSVTIGRNSANEWIAGTDVVAHEYGHAIDSNTPGGTSGQEAGLGEGTGDIFGALTEAYINQPAPYDVPDYLVGEVINLQGRGPIRNMYNPPAVNNDPACYSSSIPGTEVHAAAGPLNHWFYLLSEGTNPGGGKPSSSTCNQSTLTGVGIQTAGKIFYGGMLLKTSSMSYKKYRTATLSSSKTLDTTCGLFNKTKAAWDAISVPAQAADPTCTPSGQNNDFSMSLNPSSGTIQQGGSVTTTVGTAVTTGTAQSVALTATGLPAGVSASFNPATVQAGQSSVLTLTATSNAAPGTSTVVVKGQGTTLSHTTDYTLNVGGTQPGNDPPDINVANVQAHLTQFNTIASQNGGHRRAGSAGYTQSLAYVKGKLQAAGFTVTEQNCTSCTYPSNNLIADWPGGPDDQVVMFGAHLDGVSAGPGINDNGSGSAALLENALVLAQKNPTMTKHVRFAWWTDEEQGLNGSAFYVNRLTTAQRATIKAYYNFDMVGSTNGGYFINNVNSAAAAPLKAYWTSLNLAPEENTEGQGRSDDYSFQQGGIPTSGYAAGASARKTSAQAQKWGGSANTAYDSCYHSACDTTSNINATVLNRSADGVAYTVWKQAVGGTTPAQDFSIGVSPSAGSTAPGGSVSATVNTTTVSGAAQTVGLAVSGAPAGVTATLNPTSVQSGNSSALSVQVGASTTPGTYTLTVTGSGTVSHTTTYTLTVTGGGSCSPRQLVVNGGFENGTSPWSASTGVITNDSRQAAHGGSYKVWLGGTGGTSNERAGQSVSIPTGCSSYRLSFFIHIDTNETENIAYDTATVKVGGRQLASYSNLDAAAGYVEKSYDLSSFAGQTVTLDFASVEDQSLQTSFVLDDVSIQVS
- a CDS encoding leucine-rich repeat domain-containing protein, which gives rise to MTSEREPQPYVNRWGDTSEPAPERRGIRQDACLCVEQSRPRPRARVGFHTERQDVSAPGWLRLLELIDEAAADGREEFRPLVGLNPEERRQIVTLPPSIARLTMVKHLVLCGSNLVRIPPEIGAMTSLEEFTPYTSYRLHWFPYELTRCPKLSRSTVSTRALFVNYKLRPSFPRLQPDLDRVTELALEDLDPRRRGTTIIRRCSVCDRPIEQDGLQQRWISLRVATDVLPLLVNACSSACVASLPHGARGYVHTPHKGGRVDQPPSEWD